In Deinococcota bacterium, the genomic stretch GGTCGTCGTGGTAGTGGGTGGGCAGGGCCACGTCGATGGCGGTGACGCCGAAATCGCGCGTCAGGGCCGGCAGGCTGTAGAGCCAGGGGCGCCTCGAGGCCCGGTCCGCGCCCGCTGCGACGCCTGTCACGAAGTCGTAGCCGAAGTCGATGAAGAGCGCCTTGCCGCTCCCCGAGAGGAGCACGTAGTGGTAGGCCATGGCGGTGCGGTTGCGGAGCAGGTGCGGCGTCAGCCGCTCGAAGGGTGCCTCGCGCAAGCTGAACAGCCGCGGGTTCTGCCCGCGCTGCCGCAGGAGCGCCCACAGCCTCTCGACGAGGAGGTCGATGGCCGCTTCGGGCGCCGTTATCGGCTCGCCGTGCGAGGGCAGGAGCCTTTCGGGTGCCCGCTCCTTGAGGTCGAGCAGGGAGGCGACGCTCGCCGCCACGCCCTCGGCGCCATTGTAGGACCACTGCGTAGCCGCCAGCGACCAGACCTTGCCCGGCCCGGCGATGAGGTCGCCGGTGAAGGCGACGCGCTGCCCGTCGATATCCGCGAGCAGGCTGAGCGAGCCGGTGGTGTGGCCGGGCGTGGGGACGACCTGGAAGGTGTGGTCGCCGAAGTGGTAGCTCGCGTAGTCCTCGAGCGTCCCTGTGACGGGCACGCTCTCTAAAAGCGAAAAGCGGTCCTGGCGGTTGTTGTAGGAGCTGTAGAACTCGCGCGCCTGCCAGTGCTCGCTTGCGCTGTGAAAGAGGTCCTGCTCAGCGTGAGGCACCCAGAGGCGGATACCGGCCGCGGCGGCTATAGCGAGCCCCTGTCCCTGGTCGCGGTGGTGGTGGGTCATCAGGATGTCGGTGACGCGCGTGACCCCGGCCGCCTCGAGCCCCTCCAGGACCGCGCCGCTGCCAAAGTCGACGAGGACGCCCTCACGGCCGCTCTTGACGAGGTAGACGCAGCAGGTGTCCTCGAAGAGGTAGAGGTTTTCCGAAAGCCTCCGCATCACGCTCGCGGCGAGGCGGCCTGGACCATCGCCGTCGCGCCGGCGGCCCAGCCGCGCTCGGCGTTCAGGATGTTGACCCTGCCCGTGGCTACGGCGTCCGCCGCGAAGAGGAACATCGCCGCCGACCAGGACTGGCCGCCGTAGCCCATCGGCCGGCCGGAGAGCCCGTGGAACCACTCGTTGAACTCCCACTCGCCCCGCCTGCCCTGGCGGTTCATGTCGGCGAGCTTCGCCAGCTGCCGCCGCGCCTCCTCCAGGCGGCCCGCCTGCACCAGCGCCGCCACGTAAATCCCGCCGATGAAGGGCCAGGCGCCGCCGTTGTGGTAGTGGTGCGGCAGGTTGAGGTTGCGGACGCGGTAGTACTCGCGCCAGTCACGCTCGCCCTCCTGGATAACTGGGTAGAGCGCGCGCACCGGGTAGGGCTCGTTCAGGCCGCAGCCGTGGATGTAGTCGAGAATCTTGTTCGCCTTGGGCTCGTCCGCCACGCCGAAGAGGATGGCGAGCAGATTGCCCAGGGTGTCGAAGCGGTCGGCGTAGTCGCGAAAGGCGAGGTAGGGCAGGTAGAAGGGACGCTCGACGAGTTCGGTCTCGAGGCGCCGCAGTGTGTAGACCCACTCCTTGCGCTCGGAGGCGAGCCAGGACCAGTCCCTGGGCGACTCCGGGCCGACCCAGAGGACGGCATTCAGCTTCATATGCACGTCGAGCGCGCCGCTGGTGTAGGGCTCAGGTTCGAGCCCCAGCGCGCTTGCCATCTGCGCCATGCCCTGCCAGCAGGCGTAGTAGAGCACGTTGTCGTAGAGGACGTTGTAGCGGTTGACGAAGAGGTCCGCCCAGTCCATCGCCTCGTGGACCTCTAACAACCCGCACTCGTTGGAGTCCTGGTAGCGCAGCCACAGCAGGGCCGCCTCGAGGCTGGGCCAGGCCTCCCGCAGTAAGTCCAGGCCACCCGTGGCCGCATAGTGGGCGTAGTGGCCGACGATGTACCAGAGGTTGCCGTCCACGCAGCCGGCGTGAGCGGTGTCCATCACCACGCGGCCCTCTTCCCCTTCCAGGCTGCCGCCGTGGGCGACGAGGGCGGGGTCGTCCAGGTTAGCCAGGCCGACGTTGTGGGGCACCTTGCCGAGCGGCGACTGGTAGCGCCTGAGCGTAGCGAGCGACCGCCTGAAGATGGCCGCGCCCTCCTGGTCGCGGCAGAGCAGCAGGCCAAAGCCGCAGAGCATGCTATCCCTGGCCCACACCTGCTTGTAGGCCTGGTTGGAGCCAAGCAGGCCGAGCTCGCCGCCGTTGGCGAGCAGAATCCGTTCCGCCTGCTCCCTGCCCGCCTGAATCAAAGCTTCCGTCACGAGGCCTCCCCAGAGAGCAGGTCTTCGGCCAGTGCGACCGCACCCCAGAGCGGCGCGTCGTCGCCTAAGGCGGCGGGCACGATGTCTAGCTCGATTTCCGCCCTGGCCGTCTCGCGGGCAGTGCGGCGCAAGGCCTCCCAGAAGCGCGCGCCGGACTTCGTCACCCCGCCGCCCAGGACGAAGCGCTGGGGGTTCATCAGGTTGGCCGCGTTGCCGATGCCGATGCCGAGCGCCCAGGCGGCCGTCTCGAGCGACGCCCAGGCGAGCTCGTCGCCCAGGGCGGCGGCCTCGCTCACGTGCTTGGCGGTGATCGCCGCTAGGTCGCTCCCGACCAGGGCGCGCAAGCGCTCCCCGCGGCCTGGTTGCTCCCGCAGCCACTCCCCCGCCCGCGCGGCGATGTAGGGCCCCGAGGCGAGCCGCTCGACGCAGCCGCGCTTGCCGCAGTAACAGGGCGGGCCCTGCGGGTCGGCGACGGTGTGGCCGATCTCCCCCGCCATCCCTCCCGCGCCGCGCCAGACCTCGCCGCCCAACACCCAGCCGCCGCCGACGCCCGTGCTGACGGTGATGTAGAGGAGGCTGTGACAGCCCTGCCCTGCTCCGTAGCGCGACTCTCCCAGGGCAGCGACGTTGGCGTCGTTGTCGACGCTGGCGGGGGCACCGTAGTCGCGCTCGAGCCGCTCTTTGAGGGGATGGGCCTTCCAGCCGGGCACGTGGTCGGAGAGGCGGACCGTGCCGGTCCTAGCCTCGACGGGGCCGCCGAAGCTCACCCCGACGGCGGCGGGATGCGCCGCGCCGAGCAGCGCCCCGGCCAACGTGTCCATCAGAGCGAGGTCGTCTCGCGCCGTAGCGCCGGGCTCGGACAGCGCCAGGCGCCGGTCCCTCCACTGCCGCTCGCCGCGCCTCGCCAGCGCCGCGCTCAGCTTGGTGCCGCCGAAATCGAGGGCGAGGACGAGGTCGCTCACACCCGCACCCCGCGCTCCACCTGCGCCCGGACGAAGTCCGCCAGCGGCACCAG encodes the following:
- a CDS encoding MBL fold metallo-hydrolase → MRRLSENLYLFEDTCCVYLVKSGREGVLVDFGSGAVLEGLEAAGVTRVTDILMTHHHRDQGQGLAIAAAAGIRLWVPHAEQDLFHSASEHWQAREFYSSYNNRQDRFSLLESVPVTGTLEDYASYHFGDHTFQVVPTPGHTTGSLSLLADIDGQRVAFTGDLIAGPGKVWSLAATQWSYNGAEGVAASVASLLDLKERAPERLLPSHGEPITAPEAAIDLLVERLWALLRQRGQNPRLFSLREAPFERLTPHLLRNRTAMAYHYVLLSGSGKALFIDFGYDFVTGVAAGADRASRRPWLYSLPALTRDFGVTAIDVALPTHYHDDHVAGLNLLRDVHGTKVWAAETFADVLERPERYDLPCLWYDPIPVDRVLPLGEPIHWEEYTLTLYPQPGHTLYAMAVMLEVDGKRVLAIGDQYQGGEEAQTNYVYKNGFGLGDYIRSAELYRKLEPDLILSGHWDPLWVTPGYFDTLDARGEALARLHHVLLPLETVDFGASDAGVTIRPYQAQVAGAQEVSVEVEVRNPFATIEEATV
- a CDS encoding glycogen debranching protein, which translates into the protein MTEALIQAGREQAERILLANGGELGLLGSNQAYKQVWARDSMLCGFGLLLCRDQEGAAIFRRSLATLRRYQSPLGKVPHNVGLANLDDPALVAHGGSLEGEEGRVVMDTAHAGCVDGNLWYIVGHYAHYAATGGLDLLREAWPSLEAALLWLRYQDSNECGLLEVHEAMDWADLFVNRYNVLYDNVLYYACWQGMAQMASALGLEPEPYTSGALDVHMKLNAVLWVGPESPRDWSWLASERKEWVYTLRRLETELVERPFYLPYLAFRDYADRFDTLGNLLAILFGVADEPKANKILDYIHGCGLNEPYPVRALYPVIQEGERDWREYYRVRNLNLPHHYHNGGAWPFIGGIYVAALVQAGRLEEARRQLAKLADMNRQGRRGEWEFNEWFHGLSGRPMGYGGQSWSAAMFLFAADAVATGRVNILNAERGWAAGATAMVQAASPRA
- a CDS encoding ROK family protein, giving the protein MSDLVLALDFGGTKLSAALARRGERQWRDRRLALSEPGATARDDLALMDTLAGALLGAAHPAAVGVSFGGPVEARTGTVRLSDHVPGWKAHPLKERLERDYGAPASVDNDANVAALGESRYGAGQGCHSLLYITVSTGVGGGWVLGGEVWRGAGGMAGEIGHTVADPQGPPCYCGKRGCVERLASGPYIAARAGEWLREQPGRGERLRALVGSDLAAITAKHVSEAAALGDELAWASLETAAWALGIGIGNAANLMNPQRFVLGGGVTKSGARFWEALRRTARETARAEIELDIVPAALGDDAPLWGAVALAEDLLSGEAS